In one Culex quinquefasciatus strain JHB chromosome 2, VPISU_Cqui_1.0_pri_paternal, whole genome shotgun sequence genomic region, the following are encoded:
- the LOC6041533 gene encoding uncharacterized protein LOC6041533 has translation MSKFEEVILGEAEVYEDTEYLLETPVKKLKMTPTRPQPSSSGKKVPIIRKAGEVVTPMHLRTIANVEVSPMLKPKAKPNWSKITPPTVRSLPRKPVALPVTIKKRISPPTSDDDSRSQLDDEDQEQAEEADQEQVENPEDQATTSTYHPSEARMKRIESKLDMILEKLNQHDGALKVLKYNIRDLRVDLKNSTRQQAEVSSFEVQKRKNTPMKREKKRLVLFPVPDDNYLYRLEELIQTDDDIREEVITLFSDGPTTSLYDFLRRNMANLFENCSKHTWTGKPPHNSNPDAPPPLPACNMNLIEILVATTCDKFPHLTRDSIEKELRRALQNFNEAHTTKLNRRKVKEQQLGIGPGEISDVL, from the exons ATGTCGAAGTTTGAGGAAGTGATATTGGGCGAAGCCGAAGTCTACGAGGACACCGAGTATCTGCTGGAAACTCCGG tgaaaaagttgaaaatgacACCAACTCGGCCACAACCCTCGTCATCGGGGAAAAAGGTTCCGATCATTCGAAAGGCCGGCGAGGTGGTCACTCCGATGCACCTGAGGACCATCGCAAACGTCGAAGTTTCCCCGATGCTCAAGCCCAAAGCCAAACCAAACTGGTCCAAGATAACTCCACCAACGGTGAGGTCACTGCCCCGCAAACCTGTCGCCTTGCCAGTGACCATTAAGAAGCGCATTTCGCCCCCAACCTCGGACGATGACTCCCGTTCCCAACTCGACGACGAGGATCAGGAACAGGCTGAAGAAGCAGACCAAGAACAAGTGGAAAATCCGGAAGATCAAGCAACCACAAGCACGTACCATCCGTCGGAAGCCCGGATGAAGCGCATCGAGAGCAAGCTGGACATGATCCTGGAAAAGCTGAACCAACACGACGGTGCCCTAAAAGTTCTAAAGTACAACATTCGCGACCTGCGGGTGGACCTCAAAAACAGCACTCGCCAACAGGCGGAAGTCAGCTCATTCGAAGTTCAGAAACGAAAAAACACCCCAATGAAACGCGAGAAGAAACGCCTCGTCCTGTTCCCCGTCCCCGACGACAACTACCTGTACCGCCTCGAAGAGCTCATCCAAACCGACGACGACATCCGCGAGGAGGTCATAACGCTGTTCTCCGACGGTCCCACCACCAGCCTGTACGACTTCCTGCGGCGTAACATGGCGAACCTGTTCGAGAACTGCTCCAAGCACACCTGGACGGGCAAACCGCCCCACAACAGCAACCCGGACGCGCCGCCCCCGCTCCCAGCGTGCAACATGAATCtgatcgaaatactggtcgcgaCCACCTGCGACAAGTTCCCCCACCTGACGCGGGACTCCATCGAGAAGGAGCTGCGGCGCGCGTTGCAGAACTTTAACGAAGCGCACACGACCAAGCTGAACCGGCGCAAGGTGAAGGAACAGCAGCTCGGCATCGGGCCAGGCGAGATTTCCGATGTGCTGTGA
- the LOC6041531 gene encoding uncharacterized protein LOC6041531, which translates to MSSKDKYLDDLLSDGETRSVNEELFDTGVPPWYDRVKIRRAQRFFRKNFAAIYYATICGLLAALTVPSILNALIFTTRKPTFKIAAKRYLAAMKHTINWYCQDFEPGSSSWKSLEHVRRVHSTIVKRANSKNYGIIISQKDLAITQFAFMGYVILNPEKVGSKTSPQDLEALCHFWRVLGFLLGLEDRFNVCTPNMEETIARIDQIQRKHLKSALTKRDDKFERAAEALLAGLWCFNLLLDHGALMFAAGRVAGLPGYSYWSAEKLAGEESHYRQLGWKSRGVLFVILSIHEVMLQKDWFRNIFNWILLTSGQIVIVVSNVVLKIIKV; encoded by the exons ATGTCTTCCAAAGACAAATACCTAGACGATTTGCTCAGCGACGGAGAGACCAGGTCGGTCAACGAAGAGCTGTTCGACACTGGAGTTCCACCGTGGTATGATCGGGTCAAAATAAGGCG AGCCCAGCGCTTCTTCCGGAAGAACTTTGCCGCGATCTACTACGCGACGATCTGCGGACTGCTGGCCGCGTTGACCGTGCCATCGATTCTGAACGCGCTCATCTTCACAACGCGAAAGCCAACGTTCAAAATTGCCGCCAAGCGTTATCTGGCCGCCATGAAGCATACCATCAACTGGTACTGCCAAGACTTTGAACCGGGCAGCAG TTCGTGGAAGTCGCTGGAACATGTGCGCAGAGTTCATTCCACTATCGTGAAACGTgcgaattctaaaaattatggAATCATCATTTCTCAGAAAGATCTAGCAATAACTCAGTTTGCCTTCATGGGGTACG ttatTTTGAATCCTGAAAAAGTTGGCTCCAAAACGAGTCCACAAGATTTGGAAGCTCTGTGCCACTTTTGGAGAGTTTTGGGATTTCTACTAGGACTTGAAGATCG aTTCAACGTTTGCACCCCAAACATGGAGGAAACCATCGCCAGAATCGATCAAATCCAACGCAAGCACCTCAAATCAGCCCTGACCAAACGGGACGACAAATTTGAACGGGCAGCCGAAGCACTGCTGGCCGGTCTCTGGTGTTTCAACTTGCTGCTTGATCATGGCGCGCTAATGTTTGCCGCGGGGCGAGTCGCCGGCCTTCCGGGGTACAGCTATTGGTCCGCGGAGAAATTAGCTGGTGAAGAGTCCCACTATCGTCAGCTTGGTTGGAAAAGTCGTGGGGTGTTGTTTGTGATACTGAGTATTCATGAAGTAATGTTACAGAAGGATTGGTTTCGTAATATTTTCAATTGGATTTTGCTAACATCAGGACAGATTGTTATTGTTGTGAGCAacgtggttttaaaaataatcaaggtCTAA
- the LOC6041534 gene encoding LOW QUALITY PROTEIN: uncharacterized protein LOC6041534 (The sequence of the model RefSeq protein was modified relative to this genomic sequence to represent the inferred CDS: deleted 1 base in 1 codon) — protein sequence MYEIERVLMDNDQTIEEEYLDENEHSSEEPPKKKTPIIRRPGEVVTPIPNHRTGTVKVSPSVYAPSPTTPRVTPSGRVKNTWQRVAPYGIDVQMKPPVIRSAPVKQTPPAKRVQQVTENNDNDDSAADNDDDRNGFNAVYSRIKSEPSLTLSTSMVTLETLDAKLDALDEKLNRIVAKLGAHDGALKTVKNNIIDLRSSWQRFAAAPQATKRNFPHAEQTKARPLKRQPQITLPIADDNYLFRLEELVQSDNAIREELFERFLEANGKSVFAYMRKNVGYLFNNTSKYTWTGRPSNSHKDAGPSGVASQLTLVDVLIDSGCEKFAGCSREEMEQEFRRSLQRFNDAKFFKRRKRVLEQLAAAAARDAQEDKEEEEEEEDDCGEH from the exons ATGTACGAAATTGAGAGAGTTCTGATGGACAACGATCAAACCATTGAAGAGGAATATTTGGACGAGAATGAGCATTCTTCTGAAG AACCGCCCAAGAAGAAGACTCCCATTATCCGCAGACCCGGCGAGGTCGTTACGCCGATTCCAAATCATCGCACTGGAACGGTGAAAG TTTCACCCTCGGTCTACGCCCCCAGCCCAACCACTCCACGTGTGACTCCGAGCGGCCGTGTCAAAAACACGTGGCAACGGGTGGCCCCGTACGGAATTGACGTGCAGATGAAACCACCGGTCATTCGTTCCGCCCCGGTCAAGCAGACCCCGCCAGCGAAGCGAGTTCAGCAGGTCACTGAAAACAACGACAACGACGACTCTGCTGCTGACAATGACGACGATCGCAATGGTTTCAATGCCGTCTACAGCCGAATTAAATCCGAACCGTCTCTAACATTGTCGACAAGTATGGTAACGCTCGAGACGTTGGACGCCAAGTTGGACGCGTTGGATGAAAAACTAAACAGGATCGTGGCAAAACTGGGCGCGCACGACGGTGCGTTAAAGACGGTCAAGAACAACATCATAGACCTGCGCAGC AGCTGGCAACGGTTCGCAGCGGCACCACAGGCTACAAAACGGAATTTTCCCCACGCAGAACAAACTAAAGCGCGGCCACTGAAGCGTCAGCCCCAAATCACGCTCCCCATCGCCGACGACAACTATCTGTTCCGGCTGGAGGAGCTAGTCCAGTCGGACAACGCAATCCGCGAAGAGCTGTTCGAGCGCTTCCTGGAAGCGAACGGCAAGAGCGTGTTCGCGTACATGCGCAAAAACGTAGGCTACCTGTTCAACAACACCTCCAAGTACACGTGGACCGGTAGGCCGTCCAACAGCCACAAGGACGCGGGACCATCGGGCGTCGCGAGCCAGCTGACCCTGGTCGACGTGCTGATCGACAGTGGGTGCGAAAAGTTTGCCGGTTGCAGCCGGGAAGAAATGGAGCAGGAGTTTCGACGCTCGCTGCAGCGCTTCAACGATGCAAAGTTTTTCAAGCGCAGGAAGCGTGTACTGGAGCAGCTAGCGGCCGCTGCGGCGAGGGATGCGCAGGAGGAcaaagaggaggaggaggaagaggaggatgATTGTGGGGAACATTGA
- the LOC6041527 gene encoding rubber oxygenase: MKADKNYLPNLADEARSLPVEDASKMAIPKWYDEAKFKRAQEFYKRNAFAITLAAFYGLIAVMAVPSVLNVLMFTKKSSTPVTAYRRYLLTILHFTIWYRDELAPGTRFWRSLMYTRKAHDSASKRASAATEGMIISQRDMVLVQFSFAGFVVLKPEMLGIQGSDRDMDDFIHFWRVVGFMLGIRDEYNLCTADSATSKSRIKLVQDQMMRPALNSPSDDYYRMTKVMLDGMWYYNVTLNYEALLFFTSRLTGVAGYGFLEHERKNQPKVTGPVTYEKLSWYSRFIVGSLVQLHEEGLKSALVRWLVNLQLQFSVLVGICYLPLLAAIKFGWKNAVVKMPK; the protein is encoded by the exons ATGAAAGCAG ACAAAAATTATCTGCCCAACCTGGCGGATGAAGCCCGAAGTTTGCCGGTCGAGGATGCATCCAAGATGGCAATCCCGAAATGGTACGATGAAGCCAAATTCAAGCG agcccaggagttctacaaacGGAACGCTTTCGCCATCACACTGGCTGCCTTCTACGGGTTGATCGCGGTTATGGCCGTCCCTTCGGTCTTGAACGTGCTGATGTTTACCAAGAAATCATCCACGCCTGTCACGGCCTATCGACGCTATCTGCTGACCATTCTGCACTTTACGATTTGGTACCGGGATGAACTGGCTCCCGGGACAAGGTTCTGGAGATCGCTGATGTACACGCGGAAGGCTCACGACAGTGCCAGCAAACGGGCAAGTGCCGCTACGGAGGGAATGATCATTTCCCAGCGTGACATGGTGCTGGTGCAGTTCTCTTTTGCTGG GTTTGTGGTACTCAAGCCGGAAATGTTGGGCATCCAAGGGTCCGACCGGGACATGGATGACTTCATCCACTTTTGGCGGGTAGTTGGCTTCATGCTGGGCATCCGAGACGAGTACAATCTATGCACAGCGGACAGTGCAACCTCCAAATCGCGGATCAAGCTGGTTCAGGACCAGATGATGCGACCAGCGTTGAACTCCCCCAGCGATGACTACTACCGCATGACGAAAGTTATGCTGGACGGAATGTGGTACTACAACGTGACGCTCAATTACGAAGCGCTTCTATTTTTCACCTCCCGAttgactggagtggccggataTGGTTTCCTGGAGCATGAGAGAAAGAACCAGCCGAAGGTAACCGGACCGGTCACTTACGAGAAGCTAAGCTGGTACAGTCGATTCATCGTTGGAAGTTTGGTACAGTTGCACGAGGAAGGGCTGAAAAGTGCACTGGTTCGATGGTTGGTGAACCTGCAGTTGCAGTTTTCAGTGCTGGTTGGCATTTGCTACTTGCCGCTGTTGGCAGCGATTAAATTTGGCTGGAAGAATGCCGTTGTGAAGATGCCGAAATAA
- the LOC6041532 gene encoding cyclin-dependent kinase 9 encodes MSSSTSGSSGLQMSTSSTVLSLAEKQKYIEDYDFPYCDESSKYEKVAKIGQGTFGEVFKAREKKSNKKFVAMKKVLMDNEKEGFPITALREIRILQLLKHENVVNLIEICRTKATANNRYRSTFYLVFDFCEHDLAGLLSNINVKFSLGEIKKVMQQLLNGLYYIHSNKILHRDMKAANVLITKNGVLKLADFGLARAFSITKNGQANRYTNRVVTLWYRPPELLLGDRNYGPPVDMWGAGCIMAEMWTRSPIMQGATEQQQLIFISQLCGSFTPDVWPGVESLELYQKMELPMGHKRKVRDRLRPYVKDSHGVDLLDKLLILDPKERTDADSALNHDFFWTDPMPCDLSKMLSQHTQSMFEYLTPPRRACQMRQYQQQMVNTMQPRPQDNSYQDRVY; translated from the exons ATGAGCAGCAGCACTTCCGGTTCGTCGGGCCTGCAGATGTCCACCTCGTCGACGGTGCTGAGCCTGGCGGAGAAGCAAAAGTACATCGAGGACTACGACTTCCCGTACTGCGACGAGTCGAGCAAGTACGAAAAGGTGGCCAAGATTGGCCAGGGCACGTTCGG GGAGGTGTTCAAGGCCCGGGAGAAAAAGTCCAACAAAAAGTTCGTGGCCATGAAGAAGGTGCTGATGGACAACGAAAAGGAGGGCTTTCCGATTACGGCTCTGCGGGAGATTCGTATCTTGCAGCTGCTGAAGCACGAGAATGTGGTGAATCTGATTGAGATTTGCCGGACGAAGGCAACGGCCAACAATCGTTACAGGTCTACGTTTTATCTGGTGTTTGACTTTTGCGAGCACGATCTGGCCGGGTTGTTGTCGAACATCAACGTCAAGTTCAGCCTCGGCGAGATCAAGAAGGTCATGCAGCAGCTGCTGAACGGGCTGTACTACATTCACAGCAACAAGATTCTGCACCGTGACATGAAGGCGGCCAACGTGCTGATCACCAAGAACGGTGTCCTCAAGCTGGCCGATTTCGGTCTGGCGCGTGCCTTCAGCATTACCAAAAACGGTCAAGCCAATCGATACACGAACCGCGTGGTCACACTGTGGTACCGTCCGCCAGAGCTTCTGCTCGGCGACCGCAACTACGGTCCTCCCGTTGATATGTGGGGCGCCGGCTGCATCATGGCGGAAATGTGGACCCGATCACCGATCATGCAGGGCGCcaccgagcagcagcagctcattTTCATCTCACAGCTGTGCGGATCGTTCACACCGGACGTGTGGCCCGGCGTCGAATCGCTCGAGCTGTACCAGAAGATGGAACTGCCGATGGGACACAAGCGCAAGGTGCGCGACCGTCTGCGGCCGTACGTCAAAGACTCGCACGGCGTCGATCTGCTCGACAAGCTGCTCATCCTGGATCCGAAGGAGCGCACCGACGCCGATTCCGCCCTCAACCATGACTTCTTCTGGACCGACCCGATGCCCTGTGATCTCAGCAAGATGCTGTCCCAGCACACGCAGAGTATGTTCGAGTATCTTACTCCGCCGCGCCGTGCTTGCCAAATGCGCCAGTATCAGCAGCAAATGGTCAACACCATGCAGCCTCGGCCCCAGGACAACAGCTATCAGGATCGCGTTTACTAG